One genomic window of Chitinophagaceae bacterium includes the following:
- a CDS encoding putative metal-dependent hydrolase, which produces MIEADKTQQLRFPIGMFEFGKSYSNEEIQQMTRKIDEFPGKLKRIITGLTKEQLDATYRQDGWTIRQVIHHLADSHMNAYIRFKLALTEDMPTIKPYDPQAWSELEDGKNAATSFSFDLLFNLHKRWAILLKSMSEQDFERVFYHPEHQMSYELKEILAMYIWHGEHHYNHILKAKEKFSASKSKAKKVTATKSIAKKADVKKAVKPEVKKEVKK; this is translated from the coding sequence ATGATTGAAGCTGACAAAACTCAGCAATTGAGATTCCCGATCGGAATGTTTGAATTCGGAAAGAGCTATTCGAATGAAGAGATTCAACAAATGACCCGCAAAATTGATGAGTTCCCGGGTAAGTTAAAAAGGATCATCACTGGTTTGACCAAAGAACAACTCGATGCAACGTATCGGCAGGATGGATGGACCATTCGCCAGGTGATTCATCATTTGGCTGATAGCCACATGAATGCCTACATCCGTTTCAAACTTGCTTTAACGGAAGATATGCCAACGATTAAACCTTATGATCCGCAGGCATGGTCAGAACTGGAGGACGGAAAAAATGCTGCAACATCTTTTTCATTTGACTTGTTGTTCAACCTCCACAAGCGTTGGGCTATTTTATTAAAGTCGATGAGTGAACAGGACTTTGAGCGCGTGTTTTATCATCCGGAACATCAGATGAGCTATGAGTTAAAAGAGATTCTTGCCATGTACATCTGGCATGGTGAGCACCACTACAATCACATTCTGAAAGCAAAAGAAAAATTCAGCGCTTCAAAATCAAAAGCGAAAAAAGTGACTGCCACTAAAAGTATAGCCAAAAAAGCTGATGTTAAAAAAGCCGTAAAGCCGGAAGTGAAAAAAGAGGTGAAGAAGTAA
- a CDS encoding T9SS type A sorting domain-containing protein — MKNNYLILFALLFVYSHSFAQEFSFVLFIQDNAGNIDSLTLGYDINATDTIDSFFDEVNIIGSPYKPELDMRSSNHFFGTWNDETSFESKKQFIRKNCPFSWIDLPIIEVEIKSTSWPLKVYWNKNLFNQPCDSGSVLTSVSPGGWWDTSGEIIMVADYDSAILNQSSYRYISGTDTLNEYWIAFGDESIIATGIDEITSSSHNVLLFPNPANDLLQIAIPLDFGKTASIQVVSNNGVVSNMALSGSSLDITSLPTGLYQLILSNTKGQKIFGRFERMQ; from the coding sequence ATGAAAAATAATTACCTGATACTTTTTGCATTGCTGTTTGTTTACTCACATTCATTTGCGCAGGAATTTTCTTTTGTCCTATTCATTCAGGATAATGCCGGCAACATAGATTCTCTCACGCTGGGATATGATATCAACGCTACCGATACAATTGATTCATTTTTTGATGAAGTGAATATTATCGGTTCTCCCTATAAACCCGAACTCGATATGCGTTCATCAAACCATTTCTTCGGAACCTGGAATGATGAAACTTCTTTTGAATCCAAAAAACAATTTATCCGGAAAAACTGCCCTTTTAGCTGGATCGATTTGCCGATAATTGAGGTCGAGATAAAAAGCACCAGTTGGCCACTGAAGGTTTATTGGAACAAAAACTTGTTTAACCAACCTTGTGATAGCGGAAGTGTTCTGACAAGCGTTTCACCCGGAGGATGGTGGGATACCAGCGGTGAAATCATTATGGTTGCTGATTATGATTCAGCAATACTGAATCAAAGTTCATATCGCTATATCTCGGGAACTGATACATTGAATGAGTATTGGATTGCTTTTGGTGACGAATCAATCATCGCAACCGGAATTGATGAAATAACTTCTTCCAGTCATAACGTTCTATTATTTCCCAACCCGGCTAATGATCTTCTTCAAATAGCCATCCCACTCGATTTTGGCAAAACTGCAAGTATTCAGGTTGTTTCCAATAATGGCGTGGTATCCAATATGGCATTGTCAGGATCTTCGCTTGATATAACTTCCCTGCCCACGGGTTTGTACCAACTGATCCTGTCGAATACCAAAGGTCAAAAAATCTTTGGGAGGTTTGAAAGAATGCAATAG
- a CDS encoding acyl-CoA dehydrogenase family protein, whose translation MSTETILRNVTKGGEFLVRETSPSDIFVPEEINEEQKMMVQMARDFVEQELFTNDARIEKQEAGLAVELINKAGHLGLLGASIPEEYGGFGKDFITSTFLTAALGDAGSLGVSISAHTGIGTLPILYFGTEEQKKKYLPRLATGELKAAYCLTEPGSGSDALAAKTSAILSDDKKSWIINGQKMWITNGGFADLFIVFAKINGEQFTGFIVEATSPGLSRGEEEQKMGIKGSSTRQIFFQDVKIPVENLLGEAGKGHLIAFNILNIGRLKLAAATVGGGKRLCNTTIQYATQREQFKRPIASFGAIKYKLAEQVIRLFAVESAMYRAASDIENKKITLLEEGKKYHEALMGAAEEYAIECALLKVMGSEMIDYLVDETVQVHGGIGFSEEYLPARAYRDARINRIFEGTNEINRLLSVDMLLKRALKGKIDLMSPAMAVQKELMSMPDFSEAEGDYAYEKKIVTHMKKATLMTAGAAVQKLMMALEDEQELLMNVSDMLSEIYTSESLLLRIEKLKSMGHDVTLLNDILGVHLHDSVNRLETAAKNALESFAEGDEMKMMLVGLKRFTKMEPFNCKNARRRIADKLIAENKYCF comes from the coding sequence ATGTCAACTGAAACCATCCTCCGAAATGTAACCAAGGGCGGTGAATTCCTGGTAAGGGAAACTTCACCTTCCGACATTTTTGTACCTGAAGAAATAAATGAAGAACAAAAAATGATGGTGCAGATGGCACGTGATTTTGTGGAGCAGGAATTATTTACTAACGATGCACGCATTGAAAAGCAGGAAGCAGGCCTTGCTGTTGAACTCATAAATAAAGCGGGCCATCTCGGCTTGTTAGGCGCTTCCATACCGGAAGAATATGGTGGTTTTGGAAAAGATTTTATCACCTCTACGTTTCTCACCGCAGCACTTGGCGATGCCGGTTCATTGGGTGTTTCCATTTCAGCACACACCGGTATTGGTACATTGCCCATTCTGTATTTCGGTACAGAAGAACAAAAGAAAAAATATTTGCCACGCCTTGCAACGGGTGAATTGAAAGCTGCTTATTGCTTAACGGAACCGGGTTCAGGCTCTGATGCATTGGCCGCAAAAACATCAGCGATATTAAGTGATGATAAAAAGTCGTGGATCATAAACGGACAAAAAATGTGGATCACCAATGGCGGATTTGCTGATCTGTTTATTGTGTTTGCAAAAATAAATGGAGAGCAGTTTACTGGTTTTATTGTGGAAGCCACATCGCCCGGCTTATCTCGCGGTGAAGAAGAACAAAAGATGGGCATCAAAGGCTCCTCCACACGCCAGATATTTTTTCAGGATGTTAAAATTCCTGTGGAAAATTTATTGGGCGAGGCAGGAAAAGGACATTTGATTGCATTCAATATTCTCAACATCGGCCGGTTGAAATTAGCAGCGGCCACTGTTGGCGGAGGAAAAAGGTTATGCAACACTACTATTCAATATGCTACACAACGTGAACAATTTAAAAGACCGATAGCTTCCTTCGGCGCTATCAAATACAAACTTGCGGAACAGGTGATCCGGCTTTTCGCAGTGGAATCAGCCATGTACCGGGCTGCCAGCGATATTGAAAACAAGAAAATCACTTTGCTGGAAGAAGGTAAAAAATACCATGAAGCACTGATGGGTGCCGCAGAAGAGTATGCTATTGAATGTGCGTTGTTAAAAGTAATGGGATCTGAGATGATTGATTACCTCGTGGATGAAACCGTTCAGGTGCATGGCGGTATCGGTTTTTCGGAAGAATATCTTCCTGCACGTGCCTATCGTGATGCACGCATCAACCGCATCTTTGAAGGCACGAATGAAATCAACCGGCTGCTTTCGGTTGACATGTTGCTGAAGCGAGCACTGAAAGGAAAAATCGATTTGATGTCGCCTGCCATGGCGGTGCAAAAAGAACTGATGTCAATGCCTGATTTTTCGGAAGCCGAGGGAGACTATGCGTACGAGAAAAAAATAGTAACGCACATGAAAAAAGCAACGCTGATGACTGCCGGTGCTGCCGTTCAAAAACTGATGATGGCATTGGAAGACGAACAGGAACTACTGATGAATGTTTCCGACATGCTTTCTGAAATTTATACAAGTGAATCATTGTTGCTGCGCATTGAAAAACTAAAATCAATGGGACATGATGTTACATTGTTGAATGATATACTTGGTGTTCATTTGCATGATTCCGTTAATCGCCTCGAAACAGCAGCCAAGAATGCGTTGGAATCATTTGCTGAAGGTGATGAAATGAAAATGATGCTGGTTGGATTGAAACGTTTCACTAAAATGGAACCCTTCAACTGCAAAAATGCGAGGAGACGCATCGCTGACAAGCTTATTGCGGAGAACAAGTATTGCTTCTAA
- a CDS encoding glycosyltransferase family 39 protein, producing the protein MAKNKQQPVSRTREFQQPATSLFNGNAVYWWLLALVLLFVAIVRLRLLGLSLERDEGEYAYIGQLLLKGYAPFENAYNMKFPGTSMMYALFMLIFGETQQGIRAGFLIVNIATIVLLFVAVRRFLGNAIAIVSATTYALIALSPAVLGSAAHATHFVVFFALAGIFQLVLALPGKRVTSYFFSGILLGLSVLMKQSGIFFVAFAGLVFLYHQIIIQKSNWKQWLLSGCILAVGVILPVTFLFLWMIASGTFDRFWFWTFEYGSQYASAESWSRGVANLKINLDGLQNDFIFLWLFAPLGLLLLWITEFPSKIRLFTTALTIISVLAVFPGLYFRQHYFVLFIPAFSILAGIAIAAFGRLLSEKYNLAYGKALAGVIFLAACFAGIIQLFPYLFQQNMFTVSRMLYGGNPFPEAITMGRYIKSHSTPDDQVAVLGSEPEILFYANRLSATGYIYTYSLMEKQAYNVRMQKEMIAEIETAKPEWLVFCRIPQSWLMRDESPQDIFEWIRNYSAENYEPVGIMEIPDDMREGNFFWQEQLNNFKGTSERQVFIFKRAR; encoded by the coding sequence ATGGCGAAAAATAAACAGCAGCCAGTTTCACGGACAAGGGAATTTCAGCAACCTGCAACTTCGTTGTTTAATGGGAATGCTGTGTATTGGTGGCTGCTTGCCCTGGTGTTGTTGTTTGTTGCAATTGTCCGGCTGCGATTGCTCGGATTATCGCTCGAACGCGATGAAGGTGAATACGCATACATCGGTCAGTTGCTGCTCAAAGGATATGCGCCATTTGAGAATGCATACAACATGAAATTTCCGGGCACATCGATGATGTACGCTTTGTTCATGCTTATTTTCGGAGAAACACAACAAGGTATTCGTGCAGGTTTTTTGATCGTGAATATTGCCACGATTGTATTGTTGTTCGTTGCAGTTCGCAGGTTCCTGGGAAATGCAATTGCCATTGTCTCTGCAACTACCTATGCATTGATTGCATTAAGTCCTGCGGTCTTAGGAAGCGCGGCACATGCTACCCATTTCGTGGTGTTCTTTGCATTAGCAGGAATTTTTCAATTGGTGTTAGCACTTCCGGGTAAACGGGTTACCTCTTACTTCTTCTCAGGAATATTACTTGGACTAAGCGTGCTGATGAAACAGTCTGGAATATTTTTCGTCGCATTTGCAGGACTCGTGTTTTTATACCATCAGATTATTATTCAGAAAAGCAACTGGAAGCAATGGCTGCTTTCAGGTTGCATATTGGCAGTGGGAGTGATTCTTCCCGTTACCTTTTTGTTTTTATGGATGATTGCATCGGGAACATTCGACCGTTTCTGGTTCTGGACTTTTGAATATGGAAGTCAATATGCGAGTGCAGAAAGTTGGAGCAGAGGAGTTGCCAATCTGAAAATAAATCTGGATGGCTTGCAAAATGATTTTATTTTTCTCTGGTTGTTTGCTCCTTTGGGATTACTGTTGCTATGGATAACAGAATTTCCGTCAAAGATCCGTTTGTTCACTACTGCACTCACCATTATTTCAGTGCTTGCCGTTTTTCCTGGTTTGTATTTCCGCCAGCATTACTTTGTATTGTTCATTCCGGCATTCTCCATACTTGCAGGTATTGCAATAGCTGCATTTGGAAGGTTACTTTCTGAAAAATATAATTTGGCCTATGGAAAAGCATTGGCAGGAGTAATTTTTCTGGCAGCTTGTTTTGCAGGTATCATCCAGTTATTTCCTTATCTGTTTCAGCAAAACATGTTTACAGTTTCACGAATGCTCTATGGTGGAAATCCATTTCCTGAAGCCATTACTATGGGCCGTTACATCAAGAGTCATTCAACGCCTGACGATCAGGTTGCCGTATTGGGCTCAGAACCGGAGATCCTTTTTTATGCGAATCGTCTTTCCGCAACCGGTTACATCTATACGTACAGTCTTATGGAAAAACAGGCCTATAATGTGCGCATGCAAAAGGAAATGATTGCTGAAATCGAAACAGCGAAGCCTGAATGGTTAGTATTTTGCCGGATACCTCAATCATGGTTGATGCGTGATGAGTCACCTCAGGATATTTTTGAATGGATCAGAAATTATTCTGCTGAAAATTATGAACCAGTGGGTATTATGGAAATTCCGGATGATATGCGGGAAGGAAATTTTTTCTGGCAGGAGCAATTAAATAATTTCAAGGGAACTTCTGAGAGACAAGTATTCATTTTCAAAAGGGCCAGGTAA
- a CDS encoding MarR family transcriptional regulator, with translation MGNIEKALGNTTYKNEYQKAIANIFYTCRWMEYYYQQHLGLFGITWQQFYALRILKILHPLPANLNLLKEKMIDKNSDVSRIVERLRKMSMVERKLNKKDRRHVDITITKKGMELLDKIKKRDHEIESVLHNLPEKEVKQLNKLLDKIFEGKV, from the coding sequence ATGGGAAACATTGAAAAAGCATTAGGAAACACCACGTATAAAAACGAGTACCAAAAGGCGATTGCCAATATATTTTATACTTGTCGTTGGATGGAATACTATTATCAGCAGCACCTCGGACTTTTCGGTATTACCTGGCAGCAGTTCTATGCGCTTCGCATCCTGAAGATTCTGCATCCTTTACCTGCCAATCTTAACTTGCTGAAGGAAAAGATGATTGACAAGAACAGTGATGTTTCCCGCATTGTAGAAAGACTGCGGAAAATGAGCATGGTGGAAAGAAAACTGAATAAGAAAGATCGTCGTCACGTCGACATCACCATAACAAAAAAAGGAATGGAGCTGCTCGACAAGATCAAGAAGCGTGACCATGAAATTGAAAGTGTGCTGCATAACCTTCCGGAGAAAGAAGTAAAGCAATTGAATAAACTACTGGATAAAATTTTTGAGGGAAAAGTTTAG
- a CDS encoding TonB-dependent receptor has product MIRSLRFSIAETVFILLCFCLSSFAQTSANRITGTVTDENDQPLSNVSVVIIDKNKGVYTNENGTFLIKNVVPGKYVLKASLIGYEPVSMDVMVIDGNIVDIVFKLPLNATVLSNITVEAEREKETMQRLNDVEGTYLIAGVKNEVIELKNTELNVAQNYARSVFAKVPGVFVYEYDGSGNAVNVSTRGLDPHRSWEFNIRQNDIMINSDLYGYPANHYNPPMEAVEKVELIRGSAALQYGAQFGGMLNYKLHEADTTKPFSFHTQVSRGSYNFISTFTEAGGKAGKLSYYGFYNHRSADGYRDNSNYYYDAWHIGLNYPLMNNLWLKAEVSHMNYLNKLPGALNDSMFYENPKQSVRSRNYYNPNITVPGLNLTWNIKGRSTVNLITSAVLGDRNSVQWLGLATTPDTFNTKIGSYNPRQVDIDHFHSFSTELRFIHKYHFLRQENKFNVGYRFIHNNLHRLQQGTGTTGFDYDLTVVSDPAFKRDINYVSITNGLYAENLFQLTKNFSITPGLRFEMGQSDLKGKITYISDSDLPQTIDHNYILAGIRGEYKINKRNNVYGGWSQAYRPMILKDIVPATSFDQIDPDLKDATGYNADLGIRGNISEWLNYDISAFAVQYNDRIGTLVEVDDTGATYFFKTNVGNSLNYGLEVFAEFSPFVMGNFSPWIRGFSIYTSSAYMHARYTKGNVVASGVNTDVTGNKVETVPDWNLRSGISYRFKYFSASLMHSYVSEVYTDPLNTEQPNASGTLGIVPSYQIWDANAAWYYKNLNLKLNITNLADRSYFTKRPTFYPDPGIWPSDGRAITISFGVKI; this is encoded by the coding sequence ATGATTCGATCACTACGATTTTCGATTGCTGAAACTGTATTTATACTGCTTTGCTTTTGCCTCTCTTCCTTTGCTCAGACTTCCGCAAACAGAATAACAGGAACAGTTACTGATGAAAATGACCAACCACTTTCAAATGTATCCGTGGTGATTATAGATAAAAACAAAGGCGTCTATACAAATGAAAATGGTACGTTCCTGATTAAAAATGTCGTACCCGGAAAGTACGTGCTGAAAGCTTCATTAATAGGTTATGAACCTGTTTCAATGGACGTAATGGTTATTGATGGCAACATTGTAGACATAGTTTTTAAACTTCCTTTGAATGCAACGGTGCTTAGCAATATTACTGTTGAAGCTGAAAGAGAGAAAGAAACTATGCAACGCCTCAATGATGTGGAAGGAACCTACCTGATAGCAGGTGTGAAGAATGAGGTAATAGAATTGAAAAACACAGAACTTAATGTTGCACAAAATTATGCGCGTTCAGTATTTGCAAAAGTGCCTGGCGTTTTTGTGTATGAGTATGATGGCTCTGGTAACGCTGTAAATGTTTCAACCCGTGGACTCGATCCACATAGAAGCTGGGAGTTCAACATACGGCAGAATGATATCATGATCAATTCCGATCTGTATGGTTATCCTGCCAACCATTACAATCCACCTATGGAAGCAGTGGAAAAAGTGGAGTTGATTCGTGGATCTGCCGCACTTCAGTATGGTGCGCAGTTTGGCGGCATGTTAAATTACAAGTTGCATGAAGCAGATACTACCAAGCCTTTTTCTTTTCATACGCAGGTGTCTCGTGGCTCCTACAATTTCATCAGCACTTTTACGGAGGCTGGTGGTAAAGCAGGTAAGTTATCGTATTATGGTTTTTATAATCACCGGTCGGCAGATGGCTATCGCGACAACTCCAATTATTACTATGATGCCTGGCACATCGGACTAAACTATCCATTGATGAACAATCTTTGGCTAAAGGCAGAGGTGAGTCATATGAATTATCTGAACAAGCTTCCCGGTGCGTTGAATGATTCGATGTTTTATGAAAATCCGAAGCAATCTGTGCGTAGTCGCAATTATTATAATCCGAATATTACCGTTCCCGGTTTAAATCTTACCTGGAATATTAAAGGCCGTTCAACAGTTAACCTCATTACTTCTGCGGTGCTGGGCGATCGCAACAGTGTGCAATGGCTGGGACTTGCCACTACACCGGATACTTTCAATACAAAGATTGGTTCTTACAATCCACGGCAGGTTGATATTGATCATTTTCACAGTTTCAGCACAGAGCTCAGGTTTATTCATAAATATCATTTCTTACGGCAGGAAAATAAATTTAATGTAGGTTACCGTTTCATCCACAACAATTTGCACCGGTTGCAGCAAGGCACCGGAACAACCGGTTTTGATTATGATCTCACGGTAGTTTCTGATCCGGCATTTAAACGCGACATCAATTATGTTTCCATCACAAATGGATTGTATGCAGAGAACCTTTTTCAGCTAACAAAGAACTTTTCCATCACGCCGGGCTTACGCTTTGAAATGGGTCAGTCAGACCTGAAAGGAAAAATCACTTACATTTCTGACAGTGATCTGCCGCAAACTATTGATCATAATTATATTTTGGCAGGCATTCGGGGAGAGTACAAAATAAACAAGAGGAACAATGTGTATGGTGGTTGGTCGCAGGCTTATCGCCCGATGATCCTTAAGGATATTGTGCCTGCCACAAGTTTCGATCAGATTGATCCGGATCTGAAAGATGCAACAGGTTACAATGCGGATTTGGGAATCAGAGGAAATATTTCAGAATGGCTGAACTATGATATCAGCGCGTTTGCAGTACAATACAACGATCGAATTGGAACACTTGTAGAAGTCGATGACACCGGCGCCACTTATTTTTTCAAAACCAACGTGGGTAATTCATTGAATTACGGATTGGAAGTGTTTGCAGAATTTTCTCCTTTCGTGATGGGAAATTTTTCTCCATGGATTCGGGGCTTTTCAATTTATACTTCATCAGCTTATATGCATGCGCGCTACACAAAAGGCAATGTGGTGGCAAGTGGTGTAAATACTGATGTTACCGGCAATAAAGTAGAAACAGTACCTGACTGGAATTTGCGATCCGGCATTTCCTATCGTTTCAAATATTTTTCTGCGTCGCTGATGCACAGTTATGTAAGTGAAGTGTATACTGATCCGTTAAATACGGAACAACCCAATGCAAGCGGTACGTTGGGAATTGTGCCGTCCTATCAGATCTGGGATGCAAATGCGGCCTGGTATTATAAAAATTTAAACTTAAAACTGAATATCACCAATCTTGCTGATCGTTCTTACTTCACCAAGCGTCCAACGTTCTATCCTGATCCCGGAATCTGGCCCTCTGATGGAAGAGCAATTACCATATCATTTGGTGTCAAAATATAG
- a CDS encoding 3-hydroxyacyl-CoA dehydrogenase/enoyl-CoA hydratase family protein, whose product MSQRKIRKVAILGSGVMGSRIACHFANIGVQVLLLDIAPKELTAEEQSKGLTLEHPTVKNRIVNSALQSTLKAKPAPLYTSSSVKLITTGNFADHMKDISGCDWVMEVVVENLEVKKSIYEQVEKYRTPGTLVSSNTSSIPIHLMAEGRSEDFQKNFCGTHFFNPPRYLRLLEIIPTPKTDMEVVDFLLQYGDLFLGKATVLCKDTPAFIANRIGVYAIMQIFHLMEKLNMTVQEIDSLTGPAIGRPKSATFRTSDVVGLDTLVKVAQFVYSACPDDEAKELFRIPSWLDQMVKNNWLGDKTGQGFFKKEKREGKTVYPSLNIKTLEYELAPKTKFATIDQLKQSDDLMQKMKIAVNGKDKAGDFYRHFFYGMLQYVSNRVPEIADDIYRVDDALNAGFGWELGPFATWDAMGVEASVKAMEANGNKPAPWIYEMIAKGNTSFYKVENGSKKYYELKSGTYKTIPGTDAFVILENYSNNIVWKNSGAHLIDIGDGVLNLEFKTKMNTIGGEVLDAIPKAIEMAEKNFAGLVIGNQGENFSAGANLAMMLMLAIEQDYDELNMACKMFQNTSMRIRYSSIPVVVAPHHLTLGGGCEFCLHADSVQAAAETYIGLVEFGVGIIPAGAGSKEMTVRASDAYQEGEIEFPELQKRFLNIATAKVATSAAEAFEMDIFRKGIDDISINEKRLIADAKQKVLQLSREGYTMPAPRNDIYVLGRSALSAFYAGIVAMQFGNYASEHDRLIAEKLAFVMSGGDLTAPTYVSEQYLLDLEREAFLSLATTKKSMERMQSILNTGKPLRN is encoded by the coding sequence GTGAGCCAACGGAAAATCAGGAAAGTAGCAATACTCGGATCAGGTGTAATGGGCAGCCGTATTGCCTGTCATTTCGCGAATATCGGCGTGCAGGTATTGTTGCTGGATATTGCCCCAAAAGAACTGACAGCTGAAGAACAGTCAAAGGGTTTAACGTTAGAACATCCAACCGTAAAAAACAGGATTGTAAATTCCGCGCTTCAATCCACTTTGAAAGCGAAGCCAGCTCCTTTATATACTTCCAGCTCAGTTAAACTCATTACCACCGGAAATTTTGCTGATCACATGAAAGACATCTCCGGTTGCGACTGGGTGATGGAAGTAGTGGTCGAAAATCTGGAGGTTAAGAAGTCGATCTACGAGCAGGTGGAAAAATACAGAACGCCCGGAACACTTGTTTCTTCCAATACATCCAGTATTCCAATTCACCTGATGGCAGAAGGCCGCAGTGAAGACTTTCAGAAAAATTTCTGCGGAACACATTTCTTCAATCCGCCGCGTTACCTGCGTTTACTTGAAATCATTCCAACGCCAAAGACGGATATGGAAGTTGTTGATTTCCTGTTACAGTACGGCGATTTGTTTTTAGGAAAAGCAACGGTATTGTGCAAAGACACACCTGCTTTCATTGCTAACCGCATTGGGGTATATGCCATTATGCAGATTTTTCATTTGATGGAAAAGCTGAACATGACGGTGCAGGAAATTGATTCACTCACCGGCCCTGCTATTGGACGACCAAAATCTGCTACGTTCAGAACCAGCGATGTAGTCGGTCTTGATACACTGGTGAAAGTTGCACAGTTTGTTTACAGTGCTTGTCCTGATGATGAAGCAAAAGAATTATTCCGCATTCCCTCCTGGCTTGACCAGATGGTTAAAAATAACTGGCTTGGAGACAAGACAGGACAAGGTTTTTTCAAGAAAGAAAAACGGGAAGGAAAAACTGTTTATCCTTCACTCAATATCAAGACGCTTGAATACGAACTGGCGCCGAAGACAAAGTTTGCCACTATTGACCAGTTGAAACAGAGCGATGACCTCATGCAAAAAATGAAAATCGCCGTCAATGGAAAAGACAAAGCCGGAGATTTTTACCGTCACTTTTTCTATGGCATGTTGCAATATGTTTCCAACCGCGTTCCTGAAATTGCAGATGATATTTACAGAGTTGATGATGCTTTGAATGCAGGTTTCGGATGGGAATTGGGTCCGTTTGCCACTTGGGATGCAATGGGTGTTGAAGCTTCCGTAAAAGCCATGGAAGCCAATGGGAATAAACCGGCTCCATGGATTTATGAAATGATTGCAAAGGGAAATACTTCTTTTTATAAAGTTGAAAACGGGAGCAAAAAATATTATGAACTCAAAAGCGGAACTTATAAAACGATTCCCGGCACAGATGCTTTTGTTATTCTTGAAAATTATTCAAACAATATTGTCTGGAAAAACAGCGGAGCACACTTAATTGATATTGGTGATGGTGTCCTGAATCTTGAATTCAAAACGAAAATGAATACTATCGGCGGTGAGGTTTTGGATGCCATTCCAAAAGCAATTGAAATGGCAGAGAAAAATTTTGCGGGATTGGTGATTGGTAACCAGGGAGAAAATTTTTCCGCCGGTGCAAATCTGGCCATGATGCTGATGCTGGCCATTGAACAGGATTATGATGAGTTGAATATGGCTTGCAAGATGTTTCAGAATACATCCATGCGTATTCGTTACTCTTCCATTCCTGTTGTAGTTGCACCTCATCATCTCACTTTAGGCGGTGGTTGCGAATTTTGTCTGCATGCAGACAGCGTGCAGGCAGCAGCTGAAACTTATATCGGCCTCGTGGAATTTGGCGTGGGAATTATTCCTGCCGGTGCAGGTTCGAAAGAAATGACGGTGCGTGCAAGTGATGCTTACCAGGAAGGAGAAATTGAATTTCCGGAATTGCAAAAACGCTTCCTCAACATAGCAACAGCTAAAGTTGCCACAAGTGCTGCGGAAGCATTTGAGATGGATATTTTCAGAAAGGGAATTGACGACATCAGCATTAATGAAAAAAGATTGATTGCTGATGCAAAACAGAAAGTGCTGCAATTGTCGAGAGAAGGTTATACGATGCCAGCTCCGCGTAATGATATTTATGTGTTGGGAAGAAGTGCATTGAGTGCTTTCTATGCAGGCATTGTTGCCATGCAATTCGGCAACTATGCTTCAGAACATGACAGGTTGATTGCTGAAAAGCTGGCATTTGTAATGAGTGGAGGAGATTTAACAGCCCCAACTTACGTAAGTGAACAATACCTGCTTGACTTAGAACGTGAAGCTTTCCTGAGTTTAGCTACCACAAAAAAATCAATGGAGAGAATGCAGAGCATTTTGAATACCGGAAAACCGTTGAGAAATTAG
- a CDS encoding four helix bundle protein, with the protein MEHNFRKLKIWEEAVSITVTTYKATKQMPKEEIFGMVSQMRRAANSMPSNIAEGCGRRTAKDFSYFIDISLGSSNELISDLIVCMKLDYLKPEEANNIIAKIETWQSMTFSFQRNNLKKN; encoded by the coding sequence ATGGAACACAATTTTAGAAAACTTAAAATTTGGGAGGAAGCAGTTAGCATAACTGTTACCACTTACAAAGCGACGAAACAAATGCCTAAGGAAGAAATTTTTGGAATGGTTTCACAAATGAGGCGGGCAGCGAATTCAATGCCTTCAAATATTGCTGAAGGTTGTGGCAGAAGAACTGCGAAAGATTTCAGTTATTTCATTGACATATCTCTTGGCTCATCCAATGAATTGATTTCCGATTTAATTGTTTGTATGAAATTGGATTATCTGAAACCAGAAGAAGCAAATAACATTATTGCGAAAATTGAAACCTGGCAAAGCATGACTTTTTCATTTCAAAGAAACAATTTGAAAAAAAATTAA